In Micromonospora purpureochromogenes, a single window of DNA contains:
- a CDS encoding ankyrin repeat domain-containing protein, which yields MTHRWDGITRSESLSAWAVKARHELADRARAYDWDAVFAVLAEPRNADWMNAARLDGTSWYAPLHQAANAGAPVEVVRRLVELGAWRALRTADGERPLDIAVRLSHEHLREVLTPPRLIDVPDHELRAVQEHFHGLIRARVGNLVDEHRLRLPELEVLLERPRDGAHFSVPGMYGGFTFTLTVEDDRAKLTTESWMRVVGGSGQRHEITAKEVILVEEGFV from the coding sequence ATGACGCATCGGTGGGACGGAATCACCCGCAGCGAGTCGCTGTCAGCGTGGGCGGTGAAGGCCCGGCACGAGCTGGCCGACCGCGCCCGCGCGTACGACTGGGACGCCGTCTTCGCGGTGCTCGCCGAGCCCCGCAACGCCGACTGGATGAACGCCGCCCGCCTCGATGGCACCTCGTGGTACGCCCCGCTGCACCAGGCCGCCAACGCCGGCGCGCCCGTCGAGGTGGTGCGACGCCTGGTCGAGCTGGGCGCCTGGCGGGCGCTGCGCACCGCCGACGGGGAACGCCCATTGGACATCGCCGTCCGCCTGAGCCATGAGCATCTGCGGGAGGTCCTGACCCCGCCCCGCCTCATCGACGTACCGGACCACGAGCTGCGCGCGGTCCAGGAGCACTTCCACGGGCTGATCCGCGCTCGCGTCGGCAACCTGGTCGACGAGCACCGGCTGCGCCTGCCGGAGCTGGAGGTGCTGCTGGAGAGGCCCCGCGACGGAGCGCACTTCTCCGTCCCCGGCATGTACGGCGGCTTCACCTTCACCCTCACCGTCGAGGACGATCGGGCGAAGCTGACGACCGAGAGCTGGATGCGGGTGGTCGGCGGTTCCGGTCAGCGGCACGAGATCACCGCGAAAGAGGTGATCCTGGTCGAGGAGGGCTTCGTCTGA
- a CDS encoding inositol monophosphatase family protein: MSEYRELLPIAVEAVNRAAEAMRHRFPGALTVKGDRDFASELDYAIERDMRAFLSAETPDIGFLGEEEGRTGSAEMQWILDPIDGTANFVRRLPLCAVSLALVHRSEAVLGVIDLPFLASRYTAAKGDGAAANGQEIRASSTRDLGMAIVAIGDYAVGPDAEARNRLRLALTAQLAAEVQRVRMTGSAALDLAWLAEGRLDAALTLSNHAWDMAAGVVIARESGAAVIDQDGAYHDVNSAVTLAATPALAGAVLAAYRKAASTVEVVQ, encoded by the coding sequence GTGAGCGAATACCGGGAGCTGCTGCCGATCGCAGTCGAGGCCGTGAACCGCGCCGCGGAGGCGATGCGGCACAGGTTCCCAGGCGCGTTGACGGTGAAGGGTGACCGCGACTTCGCCTCGGAGCTGGACTACGCGATCGAACGCGACATGCGGGCGTTCCTCAGCGCCGAAACGCCTGACATCGGATTCCTCGGCGAGGAGGAAGGGCGCACCGGCTCGGCCGAGATGCAGTGGATCCTCGATCCGATCGACGGCACGGCGAACTTCGTTCGGCGTCTGCCCTTGTGCGCCGTCTCGCTTGCGCTCGTCCACAGGAGCGAGGCCGTACTCGGCGTTATCGACTTACCCTTCCTGGCATCGCGGTACACCGCGGCCAAGGGCGATGGCGCCGCCGCGAACGGACAGGAGATCAGAGCCAGCAGCACCAGGGATCTTGGCATGGCGATCGTTGCCATCGGGGACTACGCCGTAGGTCCGGACGCCGAGGCAAGAAACCGGTTGCGCCTCGCCCTGACCGCCCAGCTCGCCGCCGAGGTGCAGCGCGTACGCATGACTGGGAGCGCCGCACTCGATTTGGCGTGGCTGGCGGAGGGCCGGCTCGACGCGGCGCTGACCTTGTCCAACCATGCGTGGGACATGGCGGCCGGGGTCGTCATTGCGCGGGAATCGGGAGCCGCTGTTATCGATCAAGACGGTGCCTACCACGACGTCAACTCCGCCGTGACGCTCGCAGCAACGCCTGCGCTCGCCGGGGCTGTGCTCGCTGCCTACCGGAAGGCGGCTTCGACGGTAGAGGTCGTTCAGTGA
- a CDS encoding AAA family ATPase: protein MLGLEVPPAVEAERVITAVLADLRSGTHRGVVVDSPPGAGKSTLVVRAAVELAAAGEPLIIIAQTNEQVDDLIDRLARKAPELRIGRLSAADYRPSDRVKAHETVKVAAKVADLGGPAVIIGTAAKWATVTGGSWPWAIVDEAYQMRSDALLRVAGRFERALFVGDPGQLDPFSTVETARWTGLTWDPMQSAVAVLLRHNPELPVHRLPVSWRLPASAAPVVAAAFYPFTGFRAGTGPDDRALSFTEPGPGDALDAAVELAATTGWALHELPARHTLRTDAEAASACAALALRVLRRGAVAVSEHAPAGAPVTADRIAVGAAHRDQVAAIRAHLGEAGAGVTVDTANRLQGREYDVTIVLHPLSGRRDAKAFHLESGRLCVLASRHRHACVVVARAGIGELLDAHPSTESVHLDVPVKFPDGWAANQTMLAHLGAS, encoded by the coding sequence ATGCTGGGGCTGGAGGTGCCACCCGCCGTCGAAGCGGAGCGCGTCATCACCGCCGTGCTGGCAGACCTGCGCTCCGGCACCCACCGCGGCGTGGTGGTCGACTCGCCACCCGGCGCCGGCAAGTCGACCCTCGTCGTCCGCGCCGCCGTCGAGCTCGCCGCCGCCGGCGAGCCGCTGATCATCATCGCCCAGACCAACGAGCAGGTCGACGACCTCATCGACCGCCTCGCCCGCAAGGCCCCCGAGCTGCGCATCGGCCGCCTCTCCGCCGCCGACTACCGGCCGTCCGACCGGGTGAAGGCGCACGAGACGGTCAAGGTCGCCGCGAAGGTCGCCGACCTCGGCGGCCCGGCCGTCATCATCGGTACGGCTGCCAAGTGGGCCACCGTCACCGGGGGTTCCTGGCCGTGGGCGATCGTCGACGAGGCGTACCAGATGCGCTCGGACGCCCTGCTGCGCGTGGCCGGCCGGTTCGAGCGGGCGCTGTTCGTGGGCGACCCGGGCCAGCTCGACCCGTTCTCCACCGTCGAGACCGCGCGCTGGACCGGCCTGACCTGGGATCCGATGCAGTCGGCGGTGGCGGTGCTGTTGCGGCACAACCCCGAGCTGCCCGTCCACCGTCTGCCCGTGTCGTGGCGGCTGCCGGCGTCGGCGGCGCCGGTGGTCGCGGCGGCGTTCTACCCGTTCACCGGCTTCCGCGCGGGCACCGGCCCCGACGACCGGGCGTTGTCGTTCACCGAGCCCGGACCGGGGGACGCGCTCGACGCGGCGGTCGAGTTGGCCGCCACCACCGGGTGGGCGCTGCACGAACTGCCGGCCCGGCACACCCTGCGCACCGACGCGGAGGCGGCCTCGGCGTGCGCCGCGCTGGCGCTGCGGGTGTTGCGGCGGGGAGCTGTCGCCGTCTCCGAGCACGCGCCGGCCGGCGCGCCGGTCACCGCCGACCGGATCGCCGTCGGGGCCGCGCACCGCGACCAGGTCGCGGCCATCCGTGCCCACCTCGGCGAGGCCGGGGCGGGCGTCACCGTCGACACCGCCAACCGGCTCCAGGGCCGCGAGTACGACGTGACGATCGTGCTGCACCCGCTCTCCGGGCGGCGGGACGCCAAGGCCTTCCACCTGGAGTCGGGGCGACTCTGCGTGCTGGCGTCCCGCCATCGGCACGCCTGCGTCGTGGTGGCGCGGGCGGGCATCGGCGAGCTGCTGGACGCCCACCCCTCGACCGAGTCGGTGCACCTCGACGTTCCAGTCAAGTTCCCGGACGGCTGGGCCGCGAACCAGACGATGCTGGCGCACCTGGGAGCGTCGTAG
- a CDS encoding FAD-binding oxidoreductase — MTEPEVREAVTHWLSLLAADAELSPYLIGVDRDRLTAHLARTLTTAPGGGALLDGWGGLGWSEAQHRRAVNYLARVLEARGQPAAATRAASADQFWEAVEDRCPGLLPEREAPLVHAALDRLMTGGDDRAGRLALLAVLGRAYRRYGLRPTHAATLQEALGTSKGWRRAWRLVEWAAGRVGDGPAWWPAEVLDHDRACDGLAILTVRPWRRLPYQPGQAVPVSTPRLPGRWRWYCPANAPRPDGTVELHVRSVPAGAVSTSLVHEVRPGELLHLGPPIDTGLYLGDERELLLVAGGTGLAPLRALVEQVAAAPDGRRVTLVVGTRTVADLYDAVSLDKLACAHDWLRIVPVFSHDSLAEPGERGDALTVALDHLRPDQEVYVCGPPAMLAGSRLRLLAAGVPAERIHLPDRLSWR, encoded by the coding sequence GTGACCGAGCCGGAGGTACGCGAGGCGGTCACCCATTGGTTGAGCCTGCTGGCGGCGGACGCGGAGCTGTCCCCGTACCTGATCGGGGTGGACCGGGACCGGCTGACGGCGCACCTGGCGCGGACGCTCACCACCGCGCCCGGCGGCGGAGCTCTGCTCGACGGGTGGGGCGGCCTGGGCTGGTCCGAGGCGCAGCACCGGCGGGCAGTCAACTACCTAGCCCGGGTGTTGGAAGCGCGTGGCCAGCCGGCAGCCGCAACCCGGGCCGCAAGCGCCGACCAGTTCTGGGAGGCGGTGGAGGACCGCTGTCCGGGCCTGCTGCCGGAGCGGGAGGCACCCCTGGTCCACGCCGCGCTGGACCGCCTCATGACCGGTGGCGACGACCGCGCCGGGCGGTTGGCGCTGCTGGCAGTGCTCGGCCGCGCGTACCGTCGTTACGGCCTGCGGCCGACGCACGCCGCCACCCTCCAAGAGGCGTTGGGAACCAGCAAAGGGTGGAGAAGGGCGTGGCGGCTGGTCGAGTGGGCCGCCGGGCGGGTGGGCGACGGCCCGGCCTGGTGGCCGGCCGAGGTGCTCGACCACGACCGGGCCTGCGACGGCCTCGCCATCCTCACGGTACGGCCCTGGCGGCGGCTGCCCTACCAGCCCGGCCAGGCGGTGCCGGTATCCACGCCGCGCCTGCCCGGCCGGTGGCGCTGGTACTGCCCGGCGAACGCGCCGCGCCCGGACGGCACCGTCGAGCTGCACGTCCGCTCGGTCCCCGCTGGCGCCGTCTCCACCAGCCTGGTCCACGAGGTACGCCCCGGCGAGCTGCTCCACCTCGGCCCGCCCATCGACACCGGCCTGTACCTGGGCGACGAGCGGGAGCTGCTGCTGGTGGCCGGCGGCACCGGCCTGGCCCCGCTTCGCGCCCTGGTCGAGCAGGTCGCCGCCGCCCCGGACGGCCGGCGGGTGACCCTGGTCGTCGGGACCCGCACGGTGGCCGACCTGTACGACGCGGTCAGCCTCGACAAGCTCGCGTGCGCCCACGACTGGCTGCGGATCGTGCCCGTGTTCTCCCACGATTCCCTCGCGGAACCGGGGGAACGGGGCGACGCCCTCACCGTCGCCCTCGACCACCTGCGCCCCGACCAGGAGGTGTACGTGTGCGGGCCGCCGGCGATGCTGGCCGGGTCGCGGCTGCGGCTGCTCGCCGCCGGGGTGCCCGCCGAGCGGATCCACCTGCCGGATCGGCTCTCCTGGCGATGA
- a CDS encoding DUF5919 domain-containing protein, translated as MTDLDVIEGGTMTTVHRWTGRETRALRQALRMSIRDFSAHLGVAERTVSKWEAGQDGVRPRPEMQAALDTALVKAGTDVRDRFVAALHIGEALPPAGATRSDLGAIARQRVAAVRAAAGLTPDSFADVLASHLGWRPSAEAVLRWETSETPPGDVMLALEALGQGPVPPSSDGLAGLTAVYPSRSQLSARLPADQLLDGALDIRAVGLSLNMLCQDYADRRWNGLLQNGAQVRCLFLDPAGSAIQAREVEEGFAPGQLSALTKVNIETLFRVRDRLPADLRDSMGLATYDETLRFNIMLVDDLCVAQPYLTESRGVDSPAFVIHRDPRGRGLYPVFEQVFESQWQRGRRL; from the coding sequence ATGACCGATCTCGACGTGATCGAAGGCGGCACGATGACGACCGTGCACCGGTGGACCGGCCGGGAAACGCGAGCGCTGCGCCAAGCCCTACGGATGAGTATTCGGGACTTCTCGGCGCACCTGGGCGTTGCTGAGCGGACCGTGTCCAAGTGGGAGGCCGGGCAGGATGGCGTTCGTCCGCGTCCGGAGATGCAGGCCGCACTCGACACGGCGCTAGTCAAGGCGGGCACCGACGTTCGCGACCGGTTCGTCGCGGCGCTCCACATCGGCGAGGCACTGCCACCGGCCGGCGCGACTCGGTCGGATCTGGGGGCGATCGCGCGTCAGCGAGTGGCTGCCGTCCGCGCCGCTGCCGGGCTGACCCCTGACAGCTTCGCCGATGTGCTGGCCTCGCACCTCGGCTGGCGACCCAGCGCCGAGGCGGTGCTGCGTTGGGAGACCAGCGAGACGCCACCGGGGGACGTCATGCTCGCGCTCGAGGCGCTGGGCCAAGGCCCAGTCCCGCCATCCTCTGATGGCCTCGCTGGCCTGACGGCGGTCTACCCCAGCCGGTCTCAGCTCTCCGCCCGCCTTCCGGCCGACCAGCTCCTCGACGGTGCCCTGGATATTCGGGCGGTTGGCCTGTCCCTCAACATGCTCTGCCAGGACTACGCCGACCGGCGCTGGAACGGTCTCCTGCAGAACGGCGCTCAGGTTCGCTGCCTGTTCCTCGACCCCGCCGGCTCGGCTATCCAAGCTCGGGAGGTGGAGGAAGGCTTCGCGCCCGGACAACTGTCGGCGCTGACCAAAGTCAATATCGAGACGCTGTTTCGGGTCCGCGACCGGCTTCCCGCCGACCTGCGGGACAGCATGGGGCTGGCGACGTACGACGAGACGCTTCGCTTCAACATCATGCTCGTGGACGATCTGTGTGTGGCGCAGCCGTATCTGACGGAGAGCCGTGGAGTGGACTCTCCCGCCTTCGTCATCCACCGAGACCCGCGAGGCAGGGGGCTGTACCCGGTATTCGAGCAGGTCTTCGAGTCGCAATGGCAGCGCGGGCGGCGGCTGTGA
- a CDS encoding response regulator transcription factor → MRVLIVEDEPYLAEAVRDGLRLEAIAADIAGDGDSALELLSVNSYDLAVLDRDIPGPSGDEVARRIVASGSGIPILMLTAADRIDDKASGFELGADDYLTKPFELRELVLRLRALDRRRAYARPPVREIAGLRLDPFRREVFRDERYIALTRKQFAVLEVLVAAEGGVVSAEELLERAWDENANPLTNAVRITVSALRKRLGEPWIIATVPGVGYRIDNGADTTDPDAARPGSTHA, encoded by the coding sequence ATGCGCGTACTGATCGTGGAGGACGAGCCCTACCTGGCCGAAGCCGTTCGTGACGGTCTGCGGCTGGAGGCGATTGCCGCCGACATCGCCGGCGACGGCGACTCCGCCTTGGAACTGCTCAGCGTCAACTCCTACGACCTCGCGGTCCTCGACCGCGACATCCCCGGCCCCTCCGGCGACGAGGTCGCCCGGCGCATCGTCGCCTCCGGTAGCGGCATCCCGATCCTCATGCTCACCGCTGCCGACCGGATCGACGACAAGGCTTCGGGCTTTGAGCTCGGCGCCGACGACTACCTCACCAAACCGTTCGAGCTGCGGGAGCTCGTCCTGCGGCTGAGGGCGCTCGACCGCAGACGCGCGTACGCCCGGCCGCCGGTCCGCGAGATCGCGGGCCTGCGGCTCGACCCCTTCCGCCGGGAGGTCTTCCGCGACGAACGCTACATCGCGCTCACCCGCAAGCAGTTCGCCGTGCTGGAGGTCCTCGTCGCCGCCGAGGGCGGGGTCGTCAGCGCCGAGGAGCTGCTGGAACGGGCCTGGGACGAGAACGCCAACCCCCTCACCAACGCCGTGCGCATCACCGTCTCCGCACTGCGCAAACGGCTCGGCGAGCCATGGATCATCGCCACCGTGCCCGGCGTCGGCTACCGGATCGACAACGGCGCGGACACCACCGACCCCGACGCCGCCCGACCCGGCAGTACGCATGCATAG
- a CDS encoding MrcB family domain-containing protein → MSLPHDLDADSGMTEDEHGLRHLLQEVLDLAYQYSRDSCPAMQARDRATKEIAEALKALLRSVASSLGLEHLDLDVELGGRHGSYGPVPWVRIFSRHHAPRAHEGFYLVYLFAADGSRAYLSLMQGTSEFRAGKLRPVADSKVLVARSAEARSLLRNVAGTLVDEVDGGGIDLAWRKLSSGTESRKRIRNYEDGTVVALPYVSRKLPSDSQLLQDIVDLLPLLASLYHEPVNEHAAEATRPTGPGPYHATARAGRGVARLRQGRLLDPVVRKAIEVCAEDLAETDLRRRGWKVERVGTYNRGYDLECRHPDGHTLHVEVKGTQSLGDEVVLTPKEVRHTEPATGCEAEHALFIASEIRISHDNGVIALGGKGRWLWPWAISPDDLFPTEYAYRPPAQDEMIN, encoded by the coding sequence ATGTCTCTCCCGCATGACCTCGACGCCGACTCCGGCATGACGGAGGACGAGCACGGACTGCGGCACCTGCTCCAAGAGGTCTTGGACTTGGCCTACCAGTACTCGCGCGATAGCTGTCCTGCGATGCAAGCCAGGGACAGGGCAACGAAAGAAATCGCTGAGGCTCTGAAGGCCCTACTCCGGTCGGTCGCATCGTCCCTAGGTCTTGAGCACCTAGACCTTGACGTCGAGCTTGGAGGCCGCCATGGAAGCTACGGTCCTGTCCCCTGGGTGCGGATTTTCTCAAGGCATCATGCCCCGAGAGCGCACGAGGGCTTCTACCTGGTGTACCTGTTCGCGGCTGATGGCTCACGGGCCTACCTCTCCCTGATGCAAGGGACAAGCGAGTTCCGTGCCGGGAAGCTTCGCCCAGTCGCGGACAGCAAAGTGCTCGTCGCGCGCTCGGCGGAAGCACGGAGCCTGCTGCGAAACGTCGCGGGAACGTTAGTCGACGAAGTGGACGGCGGCGGAATCGATCTGGCTTGGAGGAAGCTGTCGTCTGGTACGGAGAGCCGCAAGCGCATTCGCAACTATGAGGACGGCACTGTGGTGGCTCTCCCCTATGTCAGTCGGAAACTGCCATCCGACAGCCAACTCCTTCAGGACATCGTCGACTTGCTGCCCCTGCTGGCGTCCCTCTACCACGAGCCGGTTAACGAACATGCCGCTGAAGCTACGAGGCCCACTGGACCCGGCCCCTACCATGCAACCGCCAGAGCGGGCCGAGGCGTGGCCCGACTGCGGCAGGGACGCCTACTCGACCCCGTCGTTCGTAAGGCGATCGAGGTCTGCGCCGAAGATCTGGCCGAAACGGACCTGCGCAGGCGCGGGTGGAAGGTCGAACGCGTAGGAACCTACAACCGCGGTTACGACCTCGAATGCCGACACCCGGACGGGCACACGCTGCACGTCGAGGTAAAGGGTACCCAGTCGCTGGGTGACGAAGTGGTGCTCACCCCAAAAGAGGTGCGGCACACCGAACCTGCAACGGGCTGCGAGGCCGAGCACGCGCTCTTTATCGCATCGGAGATTCGGATCAGCCATGACAACGGCGTCATCGCGTTAGGTGGCAAAGGGCGGTGGTTGTGGCCTTGGGCCATCAGCCCGGACGATCTGTTCCCAACCGAGTACGCATACCGTCCGCCAGCACAGGATGAGATGATCAACTAG
- a CDS encoding GIY-YIG nuclease family protein — MTEIAYGDLLAGFTPALPYTMDTAEGAPRAAGVHVVLAGDTVLYVGRTGNLRDRLRQHLTGNRGSSVLHDQIGQELDRTGPVATASDIAHWLNRCVVRWKETENPEAEKEALVLALTPRFNRQVPRPRPATGQNG, encoded by the coding sequence ATGACCGAGATCGCGTACGGCGACCTGCTCGCCGGCTTCACGCCTGCCCTGCCGTACACGATGGACACGGCGGAGGGCGCCCCCCGCGCGGCCGGTGTCCACGTGGTGCTCGCGGGCGACACCGTCCTCTACGTCGGCCGCACCGGGAACCTGCGGGACCGGCTGCGCCAGCACCTGACTGGCAACCGGGGTTCGTCGGTGCTGCACGACCAGATCGGCCAGGAACTCGACCGGACCGGGCCGGTGGCGACGGCCAGCGACATCGCCCACTGGCTGAACCGGTGCGTCGTCCGCTGGAAGGAGACCGAGAACCCGGAGGCGGAGAAGGAGGCCCTGGTGCTCGCCCTCACGCCGCGCTTCAACCGGCAGGTGCCCCGGCCCCGCCCGGCTACCGGCCAGAACGGCTGA
- a CDS encoding C40 family peptidase, translated as MRTRPAGSRLFTRILAVAAAAMVAVGPAAPAHAAPSAADVQQQIEAAWQKLEPVIEQYNKVRSELAANQRRSAELSRRIEPLAKSVEVSRTQVQEIVAGYYKRERSLSTFNALLSRRSSPTALGDQLALVNQVADSEQRQITGLSAQQASYDADKEKVDALIAIQQRQQAQLAARKKAIDAEIKRLDALHSQIAATEKAAAAKAAADAAAARAAATAQTAATTSSTSPITSTSSLFIGGKCPAVPSTGSGGVAAKTACNQIGEPYVWAANGPDSFDCSGLTQYAWASAGVQLDHYTGSQWTSGVAVSRANLRTGDLVFFYSDHHHMGIYVGNGLIVHAPHTGDVVRMAQLANMPYSGARRPG; from the coding sequence GTGCGCACCCGCCCCGCCGGATCGCGTCTGTTCACCAGAATCCTCGCCGTCGCGGCGGCGGCCATGGTGGCCGTCGGGCCAGCGGCCCCCGCACACGCCGCACCGTCGGCCGCCGATGTACAGCAGCAGATCGAAGCGGCGTGGCAAAAGCTCGAACCCGTCATCGAGCAGTACAACAAGGTCCGGTCGGAACTGGCCGCGAACCAGCGGAGATCGGCCGAACTGAGCCGGAGGATCGAGCCGCTCGCCAAGTCGGTGGAGGTCAGCAGGACCCAGGTCCAGGAGATTGTGGCGGGGTACTACAAGCGGGAAAGGTCGCTTTCCACATTCAACGCCCTGCTGTCCCGCCGCTCGTCGCCGACAGCGTTGGGGGATCAGCTCGCGCTCGTGAATCAGGTGGCAGATTCGGAGCAGCGACAGATCACCGGGCTGTCGGCGCAGCAGGCGAGCTACGACGCCGACAAGGAGAAGGTCGACGCGCTGATCGCGATACAGCAGCGCCAGCAGGCCCAGTTGGCGGCTCGCAAGAAGGCCATCGACGCCGAGATCAAGCGGCTGGATGCGCTACACAGCCAGATCGCCGCCACGGAGAAGGCCGCAGCGGCCAAGGCGGCCGCGGACGCCGCAGCGGCCAGAGCCGCAGCCACCGCGCAGACAGCCGCTACCACGAGCAGCACCTCACCCATCACGTCGACCAGTTCGCTGTTCATCGGTGGGAAGTGTCCCGCCGTCCCCAGCACGGGCAGCGGCGGCGTCGCGGCGAAAACCGCGTGCAATCAGATCGGGGAGCCGTACGTGTGGGCGGCCAACGGTCCCGACTCGTTCGACTGCTCCGGCCTGACCCAGTACGCGTGGGCTTCTGCCGGCGTGCAGCTGGACCATTACACAGGTTCTCAATGGACCTCAGGTGTGGCGGTGAGCAGAGCAAACCTTCGCACGGGTGACCTCGTCTTCTTCTACTCCGATCACCATCACATGGGTATCTACGTCGGCAACGGGCTGATCGTCCACGCCCCGCACACCGGGGACGTGGTCCGAATGGCCCAGCTGGCGAATATGCCGTACAGCGGTGCTCGCCGCCCCGGCTGA
- a CDS encoding VanZ family protein, with translation MNHSASLSAPPRRTRRTVLVSLAILGVASVAFAVRRPLMMSAPRCMAGRWHGCFDTFNGVLLMVLVALPLAALVVWALARRRRAAGVTWAWRMSLAEVGMVHGTVPFVWMTMMPGLGAGIVPGRVSLVPLRDLVTMGPVGIVGNLLIFAALGFFAPMRFAALASVPRILALGAGCSVLVETAQYVLRLDRVSSVDDVLVNAAGAVLAALASRHWWRTMAEVPSDQPLPAPASAG, from the coding sequence ATGAACCACAGCGCATCCCTGTCAGCACCGCCTCGCCGCACGCGCAGGACCGTGCTTGTCAGCCTGGCGATCCTGGGCGTGGCGAGCGTCGCGTTCGCCGTGCGGCGGCCGCTCATGATGTCCGCTCCGAGGTGCATGGCCGGGAGGTGGCACGGCTGCTTCGATACGTTCAACGGGGTGCTGCTCATGGTGCTGGTTGCGCTGCCGTTGGCCGCTCTGGTGGTGTGGGCTTTGGCGCGCCGTCGGCGTGCCGCCGGCGTCACATGGGCGTGGCGGATGTCGCTGGCCGAGGTGGGCATGGTCCACGGGACGGTGCCGTTCGTTTGGATGACCATGATGCCGGGCCTTGGGGCCGGCATCGTCCCCGGTCGGGTGAGTCTGGTCCCGCTGCGGGACCTGGTCACGATGGGGCCGGTCGGGATCGTCGGCAACCTGCTGATCTTCGCGGCGCTGGGGTTCTTCGCTCCGATGCGGTTCGCGGCGCTGGCGTCCGTGCCGCGGATCCTGGCGCTCGGGGCAGGCTGCTCGGTCCTGGTCGAAACCGCACAGTACGTCCTGCGGCTGGACCGGGTGTCCTCCGTGGATGACGTACTGGTCAACGCCGCCGGCGCCGTGCTGGCCGCGCTGGCGTCGCGCCACTGGTGGCGCACGATGGCGGAGGTGCCGTCGGACCAGCCTCTCCCCGCGCCGGCATCGGCAGGCTGA
- a CDS encoding sensor histidine kinase: MKLTLSYAGFLAVAVALLLAVVWVFLLRYVPDTSQGLLGISPNRYLLIHTFAPAAAVAMVFLLVFGLVGGWILAGRMLAPLTRITDAARMAGRGSLSHRIRMKGRQDEFRELSDAFDSMLEQLESHVAEQQRFAANASHELRTPLAISRTLLDVARKDPTRVRGELIERLHAVNQRAIDLTEALLLLSRGDRGNFTRESVDLSLIAEEAAETLLSLAEQRRITLDVTGEAAQTSGSAELLSRMVTNLVQNAIVHNLPAGGTVTVHTEAHGDTSVLRVENTGRRLPPELVPTLTEPFQRGTERVRTDEHAGVGLGLAIVHSIVRAHDGALDLVPSPVGGLLVTVRLPGTP, encoded by the coding sequence TTGAAACTCACCCTCAGCTATGCCGGGTTCCTCGCCGTCGCCGTCGCTCTCCTGCTGGCCGTGGTGTGGGTGTTCCTGCTGCGCTACGTACCCGACACCTCCCAGGGCCTTCTCGGGATCTCGCCCAACCGCTACCTCCTTATACACACCTTCGCCCCCGCCGCGGCCGTGGCGATGGTCTTCCTGCTCGTGTTCGGGCTCGTCGGGGGATGGATCCTCGCCGGCCGGATGCTCGCACCACTCACACGGATCACGGATGCGGCACGGATGGCCGGGAGGGGGTCGCTGTCCCACCGGATTCGCATGAAGGGCCGCCAGGACGAATTCCGTGAACTCTCCGACGCGTTCGACTCGATGCTCGAACAACTCGAGTCCCACGTCGCCGAGCAGCAGAGGTTCGCCGCGAACGCCTCCCACGAACTGCGCACCCCGCTGGCGATCTCGCGGACACTGCTCGACGTCGCCCGCAAGGATCCCACGCGAGTCCGGGGCGAACTCATCGAACGCCTGCACGCCGTCAATCAGCGGGCGATCGACCTCACCGAGGCCCTCCTGCTGCTCAGCCGCGGCGACCGCGGAAACTTCACCCGCGAGAGCGTCGACCTCTCCCTCATCGCCGAAGAAGCCGCCGAAACGCTGCTTTCCCTTGCCGAACAGCGCCGGATCACGCTGGACGTCACCGGCGAAGCGGCCCAGACCAGCGGCTCCGCCGAACTCCTGTCGCGGATGGTGACGAACCTCGTCCAGAACGCCATCGTCCACAACCTCCCCGCCGGCGGCACCGTGACGGTCCACACCGAGGCGCACGGCGACACGAGCGTGCTGCGGGTCGAGAACACGGGTCGTCGGCTCCCACCGGAACTGGTACCGACCCTCACCGAACCCTTCCAGCGCGGAACAGAACGCGTACGCACCGACGAACACGCCGGCGTCGGCCTCGGCCTGGCCATCGTGCACAGCATCGTCCGCGCCCACGACGGGGCCCTCGACCTCGTCCCCAGCCCCGTCGGCGGTCTCCTCGTCACGGTCCGGCTTCCCGGCACGCCGTAG